Below is a genomic region from Pectobacterium polaris.
GCCGCCTCATCTTAATCAAGGATTGTTGGGTCAGGGTAACACTTTTCCCCGAAAAAGACGTCTTGCTGGACGGTATGCGAAGCGCCTAGCAAAGAAGATGAAAGAGGGATGAAAATCGAAGAAGACCGAATAAAACGCCGCCGAATAGTCAGAGAGAATATAGCACTGCCCTAATAGATTGTCGGTCGGCGGGAATACAGAGGGAATAGGAGTAATTAATAATGATGGCGCAATTTACATACAGCCAGCGCAGCTGGTGCATCGCCAGTCCTGCTTATTTATAGCCTGAAAGAAATATCTAAAATAACATTCTTCGATAGGGACATTATTTTCTTCAAAGCTATCGGCCAGCCAGTCGATATTTTCCAGAATCCAATCATCCTCATCTAACCCGTCCCGGTACGTTTCATCATCAGGATCGATGATAGAGTAGATCCCCATCGTTCCCATATGATTCTCTTTATATTTTTCCGGCAGCGCGAAGTCTTTTTCTTTATAAGATATTAACCAGTGGCCGTGACAAAGCAGGTTGCCATTACGGCTCCACTTAGCAACAAATGGGTTACTCATATTTATTCCTACTAGCATAAACGCTAGCTATAAACGTATCACGACATATTTATAAAGTATAATCACCTCACAATCAATGTGCTATTTACAAGCCAGAATATAGGGATAAACATCTTTTACACCTTAATAGGTAGAAACCCATTAGCGATAAATTGATAAATATCAATTCACATGAAAATAAAATATCTAGACAGGGAAAGATAAATAAAAAAAAGCCCACTAAAAATAGTGGGCGGGGTACTGCTATTATCGTTATGTAGAAACCCTGGTGTTTTGCGGCACTTCATTCAGCTGCTGTCTGATACTTACAGTACCGAACCAACATTAACGCAACATTAGGCGTGTAAAAATTCTGACGATTGCTGTGATAGCCTGCACCATCACTATCACCACCGTCTCCGCTTTGCTTCATTGGTCGAGATCGGTCAGAATGGCGTGAATATGCCCATAAAGGGGTAATAATCCATTAGGGAGGATGACGGGTGTTTCCCTCTTTCTTAAGAAGAACCGCAGCGAAAAACGGCAGTTATGCCAATGAAATCAGCAGTAGCATCACGATCAATCGTCCGGCAGAGCGCTTGTTTGATCTCTGGCGAAAACCGGAAACGTTGCCAATCCTGATGGGTCATTTCGCCAGTATTGAGATACTGAACTATACCGACTCTAACTGGCGGATTAACACGCCGATTGGCGCGCTCATTGAGTGGCAGGCTCGTATTATTGACGAAAAACCGGGGGAGTATATCCACTGGCGTTCGCTGGAAGGGGCACGGGTTCCGAATGAAGGCCGGCTTTCTTTTCAACCTGCCACATCGGAAGCGGGTACAACCGTAACGTTGACCATTCGCTACAACCCACCGGGGGGCTTGATCGGGAAAAAGATCGGCCAAATGTTTGATATGTTTTCTCGCGATATGCTGACAAAAACGCTCTATCGTTTTAAAAAATTAGCGGAGGATGAACTGGCCTAAGCCGCGCCAGACATCATAGCGACAGGTCATCCTTGACCGTTTTCCTGAACTGACGAAAGTGCCCCAATAAAAGGAACGTAGAATGCTGGAATTGATTCAAACCATTGGTCTTGGTCTGGTGTTAATCCTACCACTCGCGAACCCACTGACAACGGTAGCGGTATTTTTGGCGATGTCCGGCAACATGAGCCAAGGGGAACGAAATCGTCAGATCTTTCAAGCTTCACTCTACGTCTTCATCATTATGACCGTCGCGTACTACGCGGGTCAGGTCGTAATGAATACCTTCGGAATTTCCATTCCCGGATTGCGTATTGCCGGCGGGCTCATCGTGGCATTTATCGGTTTTCGCATGCTTTTTCCTCAGCAAAAGCCAGAACATGCACCTGAAGTCAAAAGCAAAAAAGAAGAAATCAACGACAGTTTCTCCGCCAATGAAGTCAATATCGCTTTCGTGCCGCTAGCGATGCCCAGCACCGCGGGGCCAGGAACCATTGCTCTCATCATTAGTTCTGCCTCACAAATCAAGAGCGGTGTCGATATCACGCCATGGGTGATTACCGTAGCCCCCGTACTCACGTTTATGTTGATCAGCCTGATCGTCTGGCTCAGTCTGAAAAGCTCTGGCCTGATTATGCGTCTGATCGGGAAAAGTGGCATTGAAGCCATTTCACGGCTGATGGGATTTCTGCTGGTTTGCATGGGCGTGCAGTTCATCATTAACGGTACGCTGGAGATCGTACATACCCTGCATTAAGTTGAAGATGCTAGAGAGATATCAATACGTTGCCAGATAGCCCAATTAGCGTCTATAACTTTGAATGGCGGGTTTATTCATTGGTCGCAAGCGATACCCCTGCCCGTGTTACATAACAAAAAGAAAGCGTTACTTTGCTTACCTAGCGGAAAATAGGTGCGGCCAACAATGAAAATAAAAAAACGATTCCCAATCAATTTGCGTTCACTCATTTTATCTCTCGCGATTATCAGCATGATCATCACGCTGACCAATGCCTATGTTGCTGTTTATAATGTACAAAAAAAGCTCATTACCGATCAGATACTGAGTTCAAACCTTAACTATTCTTCCAAGTTAGCGGCGACCACAGAAAGTTTTTTATCTTCGTCACTGCAGGAGCTGGCTTACAGCGCGATGTCGATAGCGGACAGTTTTAATGACGATGCGACGCTACTGGAAAAAAGTGAGCAGACATACCGCATGAGCCAGAGTTTTAACTCTATTTTCGTTGCGGATACCCAGAATCAGATACATGCGGTTTACCCAACCTCGCTGAACCTGAAAGGAAGCACTCTGACCTCTGATGCCAGCAAACTGGCGCTCGTGGAACAAAAACCGTTAATCAGCCAGCCTTATATTTCTGTTACGGGAAATTTGATCGTGCTGGTTTCCTCCCCGATAAAAGACAAACAGGGAAATTATCTCGGTTACATCGGCGGAACCATTTATTTAAAAAATCAAAGCGTCTTAAACGAATTCATGAACACCCATTTCTATAACGATTACTCCAGCGTTTACGTGATCGATAAAAGTGGGATTGTTCTCTATCATCAGGATAAGCAGTGGGTCGGCAAGCCCGTCAGCGACGAGAGAATTAAAAACGCGCTTCATAACAAGAAGAGTGGCACCGCCGCGATGCCCGATATGAAAGGTACGCCGTCTTTGGCGGGTTTTGATACGGTCAATTCATCCGGCTGGATCATCATTACTTTGCACCCTTCTCAAACCGTTATCGATTTGCTCAGCAGCGTGATGCGTTCCGTTGTATACGAAGGTGCCCCGGTAATGGCATTAACGCTTATCGCGCTCACCCTACTCGCCTTCTATATCGCCAACCCTCTGCGCTTGCTGGCGGTTTCTGCCAGTAAAATGGAGGAGTCCGGCGTGATTGAAAAAATCAAGAAAGTCCCCTCCTGGTATTTTGAGGTTGAGCAGCTAAAACGCGTCATTCTTTTCGGTACCCTGCTGCTGCACAAGCGGATTGGCAAACTGAGTTTGCAGGCCCACACCGATCCACTCACCGGATTACTCAATCGCCGTGGTATCTATGAAAACATTGAACTCATTCTGTCGAAGAGTAATCAGGTTGCCGCCATCGTAATTGATATCGACCATTTCAAACGCGTGAATGATACCTACGGACACAATATCGGCGATGACGTCATCAGGCTGTTGGCGAAAAATATAAAACAGGGCTCGCGTGAATCCGATCTGATTTGCCGCACTGGCGGAGAGGAATTCCTCGCACTTCTGCCCGATACGGACATGACGCAGGCCGCTGATATTGCCGAACGGCTGCGTAAAAAAGTGGAAAAAATGCCGCTGCCAATTCCTGAGAACATCACGATTTCACTCGGCGTCACCTGTTTTATTCCGGGAATGGAGCAGATCGATAGCGTCTTGAAAATCGCGGACGACGCCCTCTATCAGGCCAAGCATGAAGGCAGAAACCGAGTCGTTATCAAAGTCGCTTCCGATCATTCAGTTAGTCACGACACGGAATAGACACGCTCAACACGAATCTCGCGAGCGAGAAAGCAGGCAAAAAAAAACCCGCACAAGGCGGGCCAAGGTCATTCTAATGACAGGGATGGTTAACTAACACAACACTCACAGAGATGTGAGGTACTGACAAGGGATGGAAGGACTATAGCAAGCCAAATGTATAGTATTGTCATCAGCAAGTAAGGTTAATCTACCGGTTGTAAAACAACATTGGTAATACTTCCCAGCCACCCTGGCTGGCTATTTCAGCCTGTTTTCCCCCGTTCACAATGACGCTTTTTGGGTTTTCATCAGCGCAACCAGCAGCGCCATGATTGTCAGAACGCTGGCTAGCCCTCCGACCATCAACCATCCTCCCTGATGCCATGCGACCATCGCAACTGAGGAGCCAGCGGCGCCCCCCAGAAACATACCGCCCATGAATACGGTATTGATCCGGCCTCTGACCGCTTCACCGAGCCCGTAAATCACATGTTGATTGGCAATTAACGCACTTTGTACGCCGAGATCGAGCAGGACAACACCGATAATCAGGCCAATAATGGAATCGAAACCGATGAATATTGCCCATGAGAGCAGTGTCAGCAGCGCACCAGCAATCACAACTGGGCGACTGCCGACGCTATCGGCCAGCCTTCCCGCCAGCGGAGCCGCAAAAATCCCCGCGACGCCAATCACGCCGAACAGGCCCGCGGCGGCGGCGCCCATTTGAAAACGTCCGCTTTCCAGATACAGCGCAAGCACACTCCAGAACGCGCTGAACGATGCAAACAGCAGCGCCTGAATTAGCGTGGCCTTACGCAATGCGCGTTCATCCTGCCACAGCGTTACCAGCGAACGCATCAGCTCACGGTAACGAACGGTTTGATTCGATGGTGAAGCCAGTAACATTCTTCCCATTGCCCACGCGCCCGCTAACGCCAGCGGCACGCTCAGCCAGAACATCGCCCGCCAGCCCGCACTTTCCGCCACTAGTCCCGCAATCGTACGGCTAAGCAGAATGCCGCTTAATAGTCCGCTCATCACCGTTCCGACAATCGCGCCGCGCTGTTTCGCATCGGCAAGTGCCGCCGCAGCCGGAACAATCTGCTGTGCGGCGGTCGCCCCAAAACCGATGAGCAGCGACGCACCTAATAACGCGACAGCCGATGTCGACAAGGCCGCAAATGCAGAAGCCAGTGCCAACATCAAAAATTGCCACACGATCAGCCGACGGCGGTCAAACTTATCGCCGAGCGGAACCAGCAGTAGTAGCCCCAAGGCATAGCCCAGTTGCGTCACGGTTGGAATCAGCGAGATTGCCCCGTTCGACGTAAAGCTTTCGCCGATCACGCCCAGCATCGGTTGGTTGTAATAGATATTGGCAACAGAAATACCACTGGCTGCCGCCATTGAGAAAATCAATACGTTGCCGGGAGCCTGCTGCGTTCTGATATCGGCTTCGCTGGATAATGTGCTCATCATCATACCTGTCTGTGTGTTTCCTGCCGGAAGTCGGCAGGTGATGAGCAGAGCATAAGACGTCGCACTCATTCCCACTAGAGAGGTAAAATGGATATCAGCTATTCCAAAGAGGAATATATTAGGAGAAAAGACGCTGGACGAAATCGGTAAAAATTCTGGCGCGTGCTGATGTCATGCGACCTCCAGGGTAGACAGCCCACAGATCCATTTTACCCAGCGACCATGAATCCAGCGCGGTGACGACTTGCCCGCTTTCAAGCTCTGGTGCAAACATCCATTCCGACGCCACAATCAGTCCTACACCAGATAGCACCGCTGCACGCACGCCTTCCGCCGCAGAAACACGGATACGCCCATTGGGGAATACTGTGGTCTGTGTTCCACCCTGAGAAAAAATCCAGCGATCGGTTCTCTCTCCCTGCAAATAGATGACGGCAGGATACGCAACCAGAACGTCAGGAGAAGCTGGCACACCATGACGCGCAAAATAGTCAGGGGTCGCCAGCAGGCGCATGGAACACGATGCTAAGCGCTGGGCAATCAGGCTTGAATCCTTCATGTCGCCCAAACGCAGTGCCACATCAATGCCTT
It encodes:
- a CDS encoding SRPBCC family protein — translated: MFPSFLRRTAAKNGSYANEISSSITINRPAERLFDLWRKPETLPILMGHFASIEILNYTDSNWRINTPIGALIEWQARIIDEKPGEYIHWRSLEGARVPNEGRLSFQPATSEAGTTVTLTIRYNPPGGLIGKKIGQMFDMFSRDMLTKTLYRFKKLAEDELA
- a CDS encoding MarC family NAAT transporter — protein: MLELIQTIGLGLVLILPLANPLTTVAVFLAMSGNMSQGERNRQIFQASLYVFIIMTVAYYAGQVVMNTFGISIPGLRIAGGLIVAFIGFRMLFPQQKPEHAPEVKSKKEEINDSFSANEVNIAFVPLAMPSTAGPGTIALIISSASQIKSGVDITPWVITVAPVLTFMLISLIVWLSLKSSGLIMRLIGKSGIEAISRLMGFLLVCMGVQFIINGTLEIVHTLH
- a CDS encoding sensor domain-containing diguanylate cyclase, producing MKIKKRFPINLRSLILSLAIISMIITLTNAYVAVYNVQKKLITDQILSSNLNYSSKLAATTESFLSSSLQELAYSAMSIADSFNDDATLLEKSEQTYRMSQSFNSIFVADTQNQIHAVYPTSLNLKGSTLTSDASKLALVEQKPLISQPYISVTGNLIVLVSSPIKDKQGNYLGYIGGTIYLKNQSVLNEFMNTHFYNDYSSVYVIDKSGIVLYHQDKQWVGKPVSDERIKNALHNKKSGTAAMPDMKGTPSLAGFDTVNSSGWIIITLHPSQTVIDLLSSVMRSVVYEGAPVMALTLIALTLLAFYIANPLRLLAVSASKMEESGVIEKIKKVPSWYFEVEQLKRVILFGTLLLHKRIGKLSLQAHTDPLTGLLNRRGIYENIELILSKSNQVAAIVIDIDHFKRVNDTYGHNIGDDVIRLLAKNIKQGSRESDLICRTGGEEFLALLPDTDMTQAADIAERLRKKVEKMPLPIPENITISLGVTCFIPGMEQIDSVLKIADDALYQAKHEGRNRVVIKVASDHSVSHDTE
- a CDS encoding MFS transporter gives rise to the protein MMMSTLSSEADIRTQQAPGNVLIFSMAAASGISVANIYYNQPMLGVIGESFTSNGAISLIPTVTQLGYALGLLLLVPLGDKFDRRRLIVWQFLMLALASAFAALSTSAVALLGASLLIGFGATAAQQIVPAAAALADAKQRGAIVGTVMSGLLSGILLSRTIAGLVAESAGWRAMFWLSVPLALAGAWAMGRMLLASPSNQTVRYRELMRSLVTLWQDERALRKATLIQALLFASFSAFWSVLALYLESGRFQMGAAAAGLFGVIGVAGIFAAPLAGRLADSVGSRPVVIAGALLTLLSWAIFIGFDSIIGLIIGVVLLDLGVQSALIANQHVIYGLGEAVRGRINTVFMGGMFLGGAAGSSVAMVAWHQGGWLMVGGLASVLTIMALLVALMKTQKASL
- a CDS encoding LysR family transcriptional regulator — protein: MDRLSALETFICVFETGSFSAASRRLGIGQPAVSKAIMQLENQLATPLLLRSTRGLTPTEAGQNFYEQIAPALKVLGDAQEHVVSGSAALSGRLRISAPVTFARQLIIPRLHEFMAEHPQLNIDVILDDRPIDLIAEGIDVALRLGDMKDSSLIAQRLASCSMRLLATPDYFARHGVPASPDVLVAYPAVIYLQGERTDRWIFSQGGTQTTVFPNGRIRVSAAEGVRAAVLSGVGLIVASEWMFAPELESGQVVTALDSWSLGKMDLWAVYPGGRMTSARARIFTDFVQRLFS